In Daucus carota subsp. sativus chromosome 4, DH1 v3.0, whole genome shotgun sequence, one DNA window encodes the following:
- the LOC108217890 gene encoding probable protein S-acyltransferase 19: MVRKHGWQLPAHTFQIVAITVFCLLVVAFYTFFAPFLGGRIWEYALVATYSTAALLVFILYVRSTAINPADPGIMFRFDSVMTNQAKNMPRQNHEKSTAVHSSLSRASRSPIPTHNSLRKGSIEVNEYQMEASKKKTECTAGGILCALYVHEDCRINVTAEYEGTREDALFCTLCDSEVRKFSKHCRSCDKCVDGFDHHCRWLNNCVGRKNYITFISLMAISVLWLAIEAVVGIAVLVRCFVSRQSMEADINDKLGNRFSRAPFAAVVAVFTVVSLVACLPLGELLCFHMILIRKGITTYEYVVAMREKNEAPPGTRVDEQFANILYSPSGSATTGYSVGSSLGLHYKGAWCTPPRVLVDYQEEVAPQMDPGIIASTVNQEPVGSTEKRNQVLKKPVRISAWKLAKLDSDKAVKVAEKARASSSVLRPVNNHGSADAELSSSESVSVRSSFSVDIGPNKDTNNDGLLSSSRNSFPLSQGCRDEYELGSQSASSFSSPSDVHESVALSPIPQSHDLSPRIHDQSLALKTTSASNQSPLIHTSVAGQNQIIEGSTAPPMSSPAQARSASLNRDFEKVSVAWDQEAGRYMSVPVSATDTQTRSSLQTGASGNPDRSPAFSLQEPLPHRVKPETEKSEKLRHTGESIFFGGPFFNHPIRDSIRNKMGSSSQDNSSPESKSDPSSKQLPVTIPEGS, translated from the exons ATGGTGAGGAAACATGGGTGGCAGCTACCTGCTCACACGTTTCAG ATTGTTGCGATAACAGTATTTTGCCTGTTAGTTGTTGCATTCTACACCTTCTTTGCTCCATTTCTTGGTGGCCGCATTTGGGAGTATGCTCTGGTTGCCACATATTCTACAGCG GCACTGCTTGTTTTCATTCTCTATGTTAGGAGTACTGCAATTAATCCTGCAGATCCTGGTATTATGTTCAGGTTTGATTCTGTAATGACGAATCAGGCCAAGAATATGCCAAGGCAAAACCATGAGAAAAGCACAGCAGTACATTCTTCTCTATCAAGAGCTTCAAGAAGCCCGATACCGACACATAACTCCTTAAGAAAAGGATCAATAGAAGTAAATGAATATCAGATGGAAGCCTCGAAAAAGAAAACTGAGTGCACTGCTGGAGGGATATTATGTGCACTGTATGTACATGAAGATTGTCGCATAAATGTGACAGCGGAGTATGAAGGCACACGTGAAGATGCTTTGTTCTGCACATTATGCGATTCGGAg GTGCGCAAATTCAGCAAACACTGCAGAAGTTGTGACAAGTGTGTGGATGGATTTGATCACCACTGCCGG TGGCTCAACAACTGTGTTGGGCGGAAAAATTACATTACTTTTATCTCTCTTATGGCAATTAGTGTTCTTTGG TTAGCTATTGAGGCTGTAGTTGGCATTGCTGTTTTAGTTCGTTGCTTTGTCAGCAGGCAGAGTATGGAGGCTGACATAAATGACAAACTAGGAAATCGTTTCTCTCGTGCCCCATTTGCAGCTGTTGTG GCTGTATTTACGGTAGTCTCTTTGGTAGCATGTCTACCGCTGGGTGAACTTTTGTGTTTTCACATGATACTTATTAGAAAG GGTATTACAACCTATGAGTATGTGGTGGCTATGAGGGAAAAAAATGAGGCTCCTCCAGGAACACGTGTTGATGAGCAATTTGCAAACATCTTGTATTCCCCAAGTGGGTCTGCTACAACTGGCTACAGTGTTGGAAGTTCCTTAGGTCTTCACTACAAGGGGGCATGGTGCACTCCTCCTAGAGTGTTAGTGGATTACCAG GAAGAAGTTGCACCTCAAATGGATCCTGGAATAATAGCATCAACAGTTAATCAGGAACCAGTGGGATCTACAGAGAAGAGAAACCAGGTGCTCAAAAAACCTGTTCGAATCAGTGCCTGGAAGCTTGCGAAACTGGATTCAGATAAGGCTGTAAAAGTAGCAGAGAAAGCAAGGGCATCATCTTCTGTACTGCGTCCTGTAAATAACCATGGTTCAGCAGATGCTGAACTGAGCTCCAGTGAAAGTGTGAGTGTCAGAAGCAGTTTTAGTGTTGACATAGGTCCAAATAAAGACACAAACAATGATGGGCTATTATCTTCTTCACGGAACTCTTTCCCTTTAAGCCAAGGTTGCAGGGATGAGTATGAATTAGGCAGTCAGAGTGCAAGTAGCTTCAGTAGTCCGAGTGATGTTCACGAGTCTGTTGCTCTAAGCCCTATCCCACAGTCGCATGATTTGAGCCCCCGTATCCATGACCAGTCTTTAGCTTTGAAAACCACTTCCGCGAGTAACCAAAGTCCATTAATCCATACTTCTGTAGCAGGTCAAAATCAGATTATAGAAGGTAGTACTGCTCCACCAATGTCATCTCCTGCTCAAGCTCGGTCAGCTTCTCTGAATAGAGACTTTGAAAAGGTGTCTGTTGCATGGGACCAAGAAGCAGGAAGGTACATGTCGGTGCCTGTATCAGCTACAGACACTCAGACCAGATCATCCTTGCAGACAGGAGCATCTGGCAATCCTGATAGAAGTCCTGCATTTTCGCTTCAAGAACCTCTGCCTCATCGGGTTAAGCCTGAGACTGAGAAATCAGAAAAGCTTAGGCACACTGGAGAATCTATTTTCTTCGGAGGACCTTTCTTCAATCACCCCATTAGAGATAgtataagaaataaaatgggTTCAAGTTCACAAGACAACTCTTCTCCAGAATCCAAAAGCGATCCGTCCTCAAAGCAACTTCCTGTCACAATCCCGGAGGGTTCCTAG
- the LOC108219382 gene encoding uncharacterized protein LOC108219382 codes for MDNYTDPIQAKDEESNLDAEFIKVEKESVCSDKSSPSRDLLEAQEKVQELEHELVSVCGDLKKSESEVARLNDEVLVVNKKLQESERKYDELEISSKELQKQISEEGAKQKAMNDVQEAYDDLQLELESSKKKMLEVNQDLQISEGEALKFEELHRQSGVHAEIEMKKALEFERLLEMAKVSAVEVEDQMATLQGELMGLYKKIAENEKLEEALRFTTGELSTVQGELKLSKSQVEELEKKLDLQKDLMNKVALLNSELSSSTAQKSELELQLKTAMEKEKVLNESLNATTEEKMNLADAFNNTTEKLVEAENSLQFLENELNLTYQKLGSAESNLEAAVMRENEVLEKLKLSEELLEKHRDLEVQLQEVIANFNNKDFEVQALEEQVMIYKEQTMEAAERSASLKDEFDQIALKLANSESTNEELRRRVSQAEDQATQSFSEIDMLVETNTQLKSKINELQELLNSEHAEKEETSQKLSSHLSTIMELNDRHSKASERADSHKIELEQTLTRLKDLESMVEELQNRFSHFEKECEGLAGVNFNLTQELSEHESKLNDVQTKLSETLSDRDEATEKLHASQKEVEDLKLQLDSDSQRLQSQISSVMEENNLLTETHQNAKVELQTAVIQLEGQLKQHISNENALTNEIENLKAEIEGKSVLNDQIKELEEKLAIAEARAKEEKQVNTHKEMEAEANKKAVFLLENQLKELEQKLQQEDASHKDNGASPAEMKSREIGSSIPTPSKHGHTRKLEEVSTQTSSLEIQTKTTEVSSSINFKFILVVALVSVIIGAILGKRY; via the exons ATGGACAACTATACTGATCCCATTCAG gCTAAAGATGAGGAATCTAACTTAGATGCAGAGTTTATAAAGGTAGAGAAGGAATCTGTTTGTTCTGACAAATCATCACCTAGCAGAGACTTGTTAGAGGCCCAAGAAAAGGTTCAGGAACTTGAGCATGAATTAGTATCAGTTTGTGGGGATTTGAAGAAATCTGAATCTGAGGTGGCTAGGCTAAATGATGAAGTTTTGGTTGTTAACAAGAAGCTGCAAGAAAGTGAGAGGAAGTATGATGAGCTTGAGATTAGTAGCAAGGAATTGCAGAAGCAGATTTCTGAAGAAGGGGCGAAGCAGAAGGCGATGAATGATGTGCAGGAGGCTTATGATGATCTTCAACTTGAACTGGAGAGCTCGAAGAAGAAGATGCTGGAGGTGAACCAGGACTTACAGATATCTGAGGGTGAGGCGTTGAAGTTTGAGGAGTTGCATAGGCAAAGTGGTGTCCATGCTGAGATTGAAATGAAGAAGGCGTTGGAGTTTGAGAGGTTACTTGAAATGGCGAAAGTGAGTGCTGTGGAAGTGGAAGATCAGATGGCTACATTGCAAGGAGAACTTATGGGGCTTTACAAGAAGATTGCTGAAAATGAAAAGCTAGAAGAAGCATTAAGATTTACTACTGGTGAGCTCTCCACTGTTCAAGGGGAGTTGAAGCTTTCAAAATCACAAGTGGAGGAATTAGAGAAGAAGCTTGATTTGCAGAAGGATTTGATGAATAAAGTGGCGCTTTTGAATTCTGAACTGAGCTCCTCAACTGCACAGAAATCGGAGCTTGAGTTGCAGTTGAAGACTGCTATGGAGAAGGAAAAGGTTCTAAATGAAAGCTTGAATGCGACAACAGAAGAAAAGATGAATCTGGCAGATGCATTTAATAACACAACTGAAAAGCTTGTTGAAGCAGAAAATTCACTTCAATTCTTGGAGAATGAGTTGAATCTCACTTATCAGAAGTTAGGAAGTGCTGAGAGTAATTTAGAGGCTGCTGTTATGAGAGAAAATGAGGTCTTGGAGAAGCTGAAGTTATCTGAGGAGCTTCTTGAGAAACATCGAGATTTGGAAGTCCAACTGCAAGAGGTTATTGCAAATTTCAACAACAAAGATTTTGAGGTGCAGGCACTTGAAGAGCAAGTGATGATTTACAAGGAACAAACAATGGAAGCAGCTGAAAGGTCTGCATCTTTGAAGGATGAATTTGATCAGATTGCATTAAAACTGGCAAATTCAGAAAGCACCAATGAAGAACTCAGAAGAAGGGTCTCACAAGCAGAAGATCAAGCCACACAGTCTTTCTCAGAGATTGATATGTTAGTTGAGACAAATACACAGTTGAAGAGTAAGATTAATGAGCTTCAAGAACTACTAAATTCTGAGCATGCTGAAAAGGAAGAAACTTCCCAAAAACTGTCTTCTCACTTGAGCACTATAATGGAACTAAACGATCGGCACTCTAAGGCTTCTGAGCGAGCCGACTCTCATAAGATTGAACTGGAACAGACCCTGACAAGATTGAAGGATCTGGAAAGCATGGTTGAAGAACTACAAAACAGGTTCAGCCATTTTGAGAAAGAGTGTGAAGGACTAGCTGGGGTAAATTTTAATCTTACTCAGGAACTGTCCGAACATGAATCTAAACTGAATGATGTACAAACAAAACTTTCTGAAACATTATCCGATAGGGATGAAGCAACTGAGAAGCTCCATGCTTCACAAAAAGAAGTAGAAGATTTAAAACTACAGCTTGATTCGGACAGTCAGCGATTACAGTCTCAG ATATCTTCAGTGATGGAGGAGAACAATTTACTAACTGAAACACATCAAAATGCCAAGGTGGAGCTGCAGACTGCGGTAATTCAACTTGAAGGACAATTAAAACAACACATATCAAATGAAAATGCTTTGACAAATGAGATTgaaaatctgaaggctgaaATTGAAGGAAAATCCGTATTGAATGATCAAATAAAAgagcttgaagagaaattagcAATAGCTGAGGCTCGAGCCAAAGAAGag AAACAGGTGAACACACACAAAGAGATGGAAGCAGAAGCTAACAAGAAGGCTGTCTTTCTTCTTGAAAACCAACTCAAAGAACTAGAACAAAAGTTGCAGCAGGAGGACGCTAGTCATAAG GATAATGGAGCAAGTCCGGCAGAGATGAAATCCAGGGAGATTGGATCCTCCATCCCAACTCCATCAAAGCACGGACATACAAGAAAGTTGGAAGAAGTTTCTACACAAACTTCATCATTGGAAATACAGACGAAGACCACAGAGGTTTCATCAAGCATAAACTTCAAGTTTATATTGGTCGTGGCTCTTGTCTCAGTGATCATAGGCGCAATTCTTGGCAAACGGTACTAG
- the LOC108219466 gene encoding OVARIAN TUMOR DOMAIN-containing deubiquitinating enzyme 11, translating into MGDSYGGASARLSRSSSSSSSSNDTEDDQTIARILAEEENPKSHGKLGKMLSHLDSIPHTPRINGDIPDINDATLDHDTLSERLAAYDLAELQMEGDGNCQFRALADQLFHNPEYHKHVRKQVVKQLKHHRKLYEGYIPMKYRSYLKTMKRLGEWGDHVTLQAAADRFSAKICLVTSFRDSGYIEIVPKEKNPIRELWLSFWSEIHYNSLYERGDVPVRAAKKKHWYNLAPFR; encoded by the exons ATGGGGGATTCTTATGGTGGTGCAAGTGCAAGGTTGAGCAGGAGCTCCAGTTCTAGTAGTAGTTCGAATGATACGGAGGATGATCAAACAATTGCTAGAATTTTAGCTGAAGAGGAAAATCCTAAAAGTCATGGGAAGCTTGGGAAGATGCTGTCTCATTTGGACTCTATCCCG CACACTCCTCGGATTAATGGGGATATACCCGACATCAATGATGCAACCTTAGATCATGATACTCTCTCTGAAAG ACTGGCAGCATATGATTTAGCTGAACTACAGATGGAGGGGGATGGAAACTGTCAG TTTCGAGCTCTTGCAGATCAGTTGTTCCATAATCCAGAATATCACAAACATGTAAGGAAGCAGGTCGTCAAACAG CTCAAACATCACAGAAAATTATATGAAGGCTACATCCCGATGAAGTACAGAAGTTATTTGAAGACAATGAAAAG ACTTGGAGAATGGGGAGATCATGTTACTCTACAAGCAGCAGCAGATCGG TTCTCAGCAAAAATTTGTCTAGTTACCTCTTTTCGAGATTCAGGTTATATTGAGATTGTTCCCAAGGAAAAGAATCCTATAAGAG AGTTATGGCTAAGCTTTTGGAGTGAAATACATTACAACTCATTGTACGAAAGAGGAG ATGTTCCTGTGAGAGCTGCGAAAAAGAAGCATTGGTATAATTTAGCTCCATTCAGATGA
- the LOC108219464 gene encoding UDP-arabinose 4-epimerase 1, with protein sequence MDILDSRKRTRFSGKVMLTASIVTLCIIYLKSSADFSSNTRFSVHEPGVTHVLVTGGAGYIGSHASLRLLKDQYRVTIVDNLSRGNIGAVRVLQKLFPEPGRLQFIYADLGDAKAVNKIFAENAFDAVMHFAAVAYVGESTAEPLRYYHNITSNTLVVLKAMASYKVKTLIYSSTCATYGEPEKMPITEETPQVPINPYGKAKKMSEDIILDYSKTSNMAVMILRYFNVIGSDPEGRLGEAPRPELREQGRISGACFDAARGIIPGLKIRGTDYKTGDGTCIRDYIDVTDLVDAHVKALAHAKPGKVGIYNVGTGKGSSVKQFVEACKKATGVAIKVEYLSRRPGDYAEVYSDPSKILRELNWQATFTNLEESLRTAWRWQKSHRNGYGSM encoded by the exons ATGGATATTTTGGACTCAAGAAAAAGAACCAGATTCTCTGGAAAAGTTATGTTAACAGCTAGCATTGTCACGCTTTGCATTATTTATTTGAAGAGCTCAGCCGATTTCAGCAGCAATACCCGG TTTTCGGTTCATGAACCTGGGGTCACACATGTATTGGTTACTGGAGGAGCGGGCTATATAGGTTCACACGCTTCCCTTCGGCTCTTGAAGGATCAATATCGTGTAACTATAGTG GACAATCTTTCTCGTGGAAATATTGGTGCTGTGAGAGTTCTACAAAAGCTGTTTCCTGAGCCAGGGCGACTTCAATTCATTTACGCAGACCTTGGTGATGCAAAGGCT GTAAACAAAATATTTGCAGAGAATGCATTTGATGCTGTGATGCATTTTGCAGCAGTTGCTTATGTAGGTGAAAGCACTGCTGAACCTCTGAG GTATTATCATAACATTACATCCAATACTCTGGTTGTTCTCAAGGCAATGGCATCATATAAAGTGAAGACATTAATTTATTCAAGTACCTGTGCCACATATGGAGAGCCCGAGAAGATGCCTATCACGGAAGAAACTCCCCAA GTTCCGATCAATCCCTACGGGAAGGCTAAGAAGATGTCAGAAGATATCATACTGGACTATTCGAAGACATCCAACATGGCAGTCATGATATTAAG ATACTTCAATGTGATCGGCTCAGATCCAGAAGGAAGATTAGGGGAAGCTCCCAGACCAGAACTACGCGAGCAAGGCCGCATATCAGGCGCTTGTTTTGATGCCGCACGAGGCATTATTCCTGGTTTAAAG ATCAGAGGAACAGATTACAAAACAGGTGATGGCACTTGTATTCGAGATTATATAGATGTTACTGATCTGGTAGATGCACATGTTAAAGCTCTTGCCCATGCTAAACCTGGGAAAGTTGGAATCTACAATGTTGGCACGGGAAAAG GTAGTTCGGTAAAACAATTTGTTGAAGCATGTAAGAAGGCGACAGGAGTGGCCATAAAAGTTGAATATCTCAGCCGGAGGCCTGGAGATTATGCCGAAGTTTACAGCGATCCTTCTAAAATTCTCCGGGAACTGAATTGGCAAGCTACATTTACAAATCTTGAAGAGAGTCTTAGAACTGCATGGAGATGGCAGAAATCCCATAGGAATGGATATGGATCCATGTGA
- the LOC108218724 gene encoding heat shock 70 kDa protein 17 produces MSRIYTYIFLYVLLCFHSVKIESAVSSIDLGSEWLKVAVVNLKPGQIPISIAINEMSKRKSPALVAFHSGNRLIGEEAAGLTARYPNKVFSSFRDLMAKPFDLAKKALDSQYLPFEVVTDPVRGVARVKVSDDESYSPEELVAMALSYGSSLAEFHSKVAVRDAVISVPPYFGQAERRSLIQAAELAGINVLSLINEHSGAALQYGIDKDFSNESRNVVFYDMGSGSTYAALVYFSAYKAKEFGKTVNVNQFQVKEVRWDPELGGQTMELRLVEYFADEFNKQNGVDVRKFPKSMAKLKKQVKRTKEILSANTMAPISVESIYDDIDLRSTITREKFEELCEDLWERSLIPLKEVLKHSGLKVDDLHAVELIGGATRVPKLQAKLQEFLGRKDLDKHLDADEAIVLGASLHAANLSDGIKLNRKLGMVDGSMYGFVYELDGPDILKGESTKQLIVPRLKKLPVKMFRSIVHSKDFKVSLSYESDDLLPPGVISPTFAQYDVSGLTDASIKYSERNLSSPIKASLHFSLSRSGVFSLDRADAVIEISEWVEVPKKKLTVENSTSAFPNITGEGSPQNVSEETTENLNNEGGLNITDASVDNQNNTDLGTEKKLKKRTFRIPLKITEKTMGPGMPISKESFTEAKLKLEALARKDAERRRTEELKNNLEGYIYATMEKLDSDEYEKISSSEERQSFIQKLEEVQNWLYDDGEDASASEFQKRLDLLKAIGDPIFFRYSELTARPAASEHAKQYFAELQQIVQGWETKKSWLPKQRIDEVLLDSKKVKSWLEEKEAEQARTSSMNTPVFTSEEVLAKVLDLQEKVASIDRIPKPKPKIVKPVKNETEGNTENNSSNQNESSSKESTSPVDDTEGESGSSTNEKAEGDSEPHDEL; encoded by the exons ATGTCGcgaatatatacatacatattttTGTATGTATTGTTATGTTTTCATTCGGTGAAGATTGAATCAGCTGTGTCGAGTATAGATCTCGGTTCTGAATGGCTCAAAGTCGCCGTCGTCAACTTAAAACCCGGCCAAATTCCGATATCGATCGCGATCAACGAAATGTCGAAGCGCAAGTCACCGGCGCTCGTCGCTTTCCACTCCGGCAACCGATTGATCGGCGAAGAAGCCGCCGGATTGACTGCGCGGTATCCTAACAAAGTGTTCTCGAGTTTCCGTGACCTAATGGCGAAGCCGTTTGATTTGGCGAAAAAAGCGCTGGATTCGCAGTACTTGCCGTTTGAGGTTGTGACTGATCCGGTTAGAGGTGTGGCTAGGGTTAAGGTGAGTGATGACGAGAGTTATTCGCCCGAGGAGTTGGTTGCGATGGCGTTGAGTTATGGCTCGAGTTTAGCGGAGTTTCACTCGAAAGTTGCGGTGCGAGATGCGGTGATTAGTGTACCGCCTTATTTTGGACAGGCGGAGAGGAGGAGTTTGATCCAGGCTGCGGAATTGGCGGGGATTAATGTGCTTTCGCTAATTAATGAGCATTCCGGAGCGGCGTTGCAGTATGGGATTGATAAGGATTTCTCAAATGAGTCGAGGAATGTGGTGTTTTACGATATGGGATCAGGGAGCACGTATGCTGCTCTTGTTTATTTCTCGGCTTATAAGGCTAAGGAGTTTGGAAAGACTGTTAATGTGAACCAGTTTCAG GTCAAGGAAGTGAGATGGGATCCAGAACTTGGAGGTCAAACTATGGAGCTAAGATTGGTAGAATACTTTGCTGATGAATTCAACAAACAAAATGGGGTTGACGTCAGGAAGTTTCCCAAGTCAATGGCTAAATTGAAGAAACAAGTTAAGCGTACAAAAGAGATTCTTAGTGCAAACACAATGGCTCCAATTTCGGTTGAATCGATCTATGATGATATTGACTTGAG GAGCACCATAACTCGTGAGAAATTCGAGGAGTTGTGTGAAGATCTATGGGAGAGATCTCTTATCCCCCTTAAGGAGGTGCTTAAGCATTCTGGTTTGAAGGTTGATGATTTGCATGCAGTAGAGCTGATTGGAGGCGCAACCCGAGTCCCAAAGTTGCAG gcaaagcttcaggaatttCTTGGTAGAAAAGATCTGGACAAACATTTAGATGCTGATGAAGCTATAGTTCTTGGTGCATCGTTACATGCTGCCAATCTGAGTGATGGGATAAAATTAAATCGCAAACTTGGGATGGTGGACGGTTCTATGTACGGATTTGTTTATGAGTTAGATGGTCCCGATATTTTGAAAGGTGAAAGCACAAAACAGTTAATTGTACCGCGGCTGAAGAAACTGCCTGTTAAG ATGTTCAGATCCATTGTTCACAGTAAGGATTTTAAAGTTTCACTATCCTATGAGAGTGATGATTTATTACCACCTGGTGTTATTTCACCTACATTTGCTCAGTATGATGTATCTGGTCTGACTGATGCCAGTATAAA GTATTCAGAGCGAAATTTGTCTTCCCCCATCAAGGCCAGcttgcatttttctttaagtaGAAGTGGTGTATTTTCTTTAGATAGAGCTGATGCAGTCATTGAAATCTCTGAATGGGTAGAAGTTCCAAAAAAGAAGCTGACCGTGGAGAACTCAACTTCTGCATTCCCCAACATAACTGGTGAAGGTAGTCCTCAGAATGTCTCCGAAGAAACCACTGAAAACTTGAACAACGAAGGTGGGTTGAACATTACAGACGCAAGTGTAGATAATCAAAACAACACAGATCTTGGTACAgaaaagaagttgaagaagcGTACTTTCAGGATTCCACTCAAG ATTACTGAAAAGACGATGGGGCCAGGAATGCCAATTTCCAAAGAATCTTTTACTGAAGCTAAACTTAAATTGGAAGCACTAGCTAGGAAGGATGCAGAAAGGAGAAGAACCGAAGAGTTAAAAAACAACTTGGAAGGGTATATTTATGCTACTATGGAAAAG CTTGACTCGGATGAATACGAAAAAATTTCATCCAGTGAAGAACGCCAATCTTTCATTCAAAAGCTTGAAGAG GTGCAAAATTGGTTGTACGATGATGGTGAAGATGCTTCTGCTTCTGAATTTCAAAAGCGCCTGGATTTGTTGAAAGCTATTGGTGACCCGATCTTCTTCAG ATATAGTGAGCTTACTGCACGACCAGCAGCATCTGAACACGCTAAACAATATTTTGCTGAGTTGCAACAG ATAGTACAAGGATGGGAAACAAAGAAATCTTGGCTTCCGAAACAAAGAATTGACGAG GTATTACTTGATTCCAAGAAGGTCAAGAGCTGGTTGGAGGAGAAAGAGGCTGAACAGGCTAG GACTTCTTCGATGAACACACCAGTATTTACAAGTGAAGAAGTATTGGCAAAAGTTTTAGACCTTCAAGAAAAG GTTGCGAGCATTGACAGGATTCCGAAGCCAAAACCAAAAATTGTCAAGCCTGTTAAGAATGAAACCGAAGGCAATACTGAGAATAATAGCAGCAACCAAAACGAGTCATCCTCCAAGGAAAGTACCTCCCCAGTGGACGATACAGAAGGGGAATCAGGGAGCTCAACCAATGAGAAGGCAGAAGGTGATTCTGAGCCTCACGATGAGTtgtga
- the LOC108218947 gene encoding uncharacterized protein LOC108218947 translates to MKKRYRNGEVWDFEHEMAISGLGMGREVILGLDGGTTSTVCVCIPIVPFTDHLPDPPPLLARAVAGCSNHNSVGETAARETLEQVMAEALSKSGSTRSAVRAVCLAVSGVNHPTDQQRILNWLSAIFPSHVQLFVENDAVAALASGTLGELHGCVLIAGTGTIAYGFTSDRRDARASGAGPILGDWGSGYGIAAQALTAVIRAHDGRGPHTSLVCRILQELDLISPDELIGWTYADPSWARIAALVPVVITCAEAGDQVANKILLDAVQELASSVKAVVRRLELCGKDGEEHFPLVMVGGILEANKRWDIGKEVIACISKDFPGVLPIRPKVEPAIGAALLAWNILMKQSRRNALRS, encoded by the exons ATGAAGAAGAGATATAGGAATGGAGAAGTGTGGGATTTTGAGCACGAAATGGCGATTTCTGGTCTGGGTATGGGGCGAGAAGTGATACTTGGGTTAGATGGTGGAACCACTTCTACTGTCTGCGTGTGTATACCGATAGTCCCTTTTACGGATCACCTGCCTGACCCTCCTCCGCTTCTTGCACGAGCTGTGGCCGGCTGCTCCAATCACAACAGTGTTGGAG AAACTGCTGCAAGGGAGACGCTGGAGCAGGTTATGGCCGAAGCTCTTTCTAAGTCGGGTTCAACCCGGTCAGCTGTTCGAGCTGTTTGTTTGGCTGTATCTGGTGTCAACCATCCAACAGACCAGCAAAGAATACTAAATTGGCTTAG TGCTATATTTCCGAGCCACGTCCAACTATTTGTTGAGAATGATGCTGTGGCAGCTCTGGCAAGTGGAACATTAGGAGAACTTCACGGATGTGTTCTAATTGCTGGTACAGGCACTATTGCTTATGGATTCACGTCGGATAGAAGAGATGCCCGGGCTTCTGGTGCAGGGCCTATATTAGGTGACTGGGGAAG TGGATACGGCATTGCAGCACAGGCATTAACTGCAGTAATCAGGGCTCATGATGGTCGTGGACCGCATACAAGTCTTGTATGTCGTATCCTGCAAGAGCTTGATCTTATCTCACCCGATGAACTTATCGG GTGGACTTATGCTGACCCGTCTTGGGCTCGAATTGCAGCTCTTGTTCCTGTTGTGATAACTTGTGCAGAAGCAGGTGATCAAGTTGCAAACAAAATCTTGTTAGATGCAGTACAGGAGCTGGCCTCAAGTGTGAAGGCTGTTGTAAGAAGACTCGAATTGTGTGGAAAAG atggAGAGGAGCATTTTCCTCTCGTGATGGTTGGCGGAATTCTTGAAGCCAACAAAAGATGGGACATAGGAAAAGAAGTGATTGCCTGCATCTCCAAGGACTTCCCAGGAGTTCTTCCAATTCGGCCAAAG GTGGAGCCTGCTATAGGCGCAGCACTGCTTGCTTGGAATATCCTGATGAAACAATCACGAAGAAATGCCCTCAGAAGTTGA